The following are encoded together in the Xiphophorus hellerii strain 12219 chromosome 3, Xiphophorus_hellerii-4.1, whole genome shotgun sequence genome:
- the grwd1 gene encoding glutamate-rich WD repeat-containing protein 1: MSAPDEHALNRGGEEGEMAEMEEEEEDEGVEMEDEEADGDGGKKVYVPGIEPLQPGEELEMDRSAYRVYHECQTGAPCLSFDVMKDGDGDCRQQFPLSMLLCAGTQAETALQNRLLVMRMHNLHGTEKENEEEESSDEESDEEEEEEDKKPQLELAMMPHYGGINRVRVTQCGELPLAAVWSDKGQVEIFDLRPQLEAVHSSAAMATFVQQQKEATPLFSFSGHMSEGFAIDWSPKVPGRLVSGDCRKNIHVWEPREGGASWQIDQRPFSSHSQSVEDLQWSPTEATVFASCSVDQSIRIWDIRAPPNSMLSANEAHSSDINVISWNRSEPFLLSGGDDGLLKVWDLRQFKTGRPVASFKQHCGPVTSVEWSPVDSSVFAASGADDVVSQWDLSVESCDVGARVEGVKDLPPQLLFLHQGQSEIKEIHWHPQMPGVMISTALSGFNVFRTISV, encoded by the exons ATGTCTGCGCCCGATGAGCACGCGTTAAAccgaggaggagaagaaggcgAGATGgcagagatggaggaagaggaggaggacgaagGGGTAGAGATGGAAGACGAAGAAGCGGACGGAGACGGGGGAAAGAAGGTGTACGTCCCCGGGATCGAGCCGCTTCAGCCCGGAGAGGAGCTGGAGATGGACCGCTCTGCGTACCGCGTGTACCACGAGTGCCAAACAG GTGCTCCGTGCCTGAGCTTCGACGTGATGAAGGATGGAGACGGAGACTGCAGGCAGCAGTTCCCCCTGTCCATGCTGCTGTGCGCGGGCACGCAGGCGGAAACAGCCTTGCAAAACAG ACTTCTGGTGATGCGCATGCACAACCTTCATGGAACAGAGAAGGAAAACGAAGAGGAGGAAAGCAGCGATGAGGAAagcgatgaagaggaggaggaagaggataaGAAGCCACAGCTGGAGCTGGCCATGATGCCTCACTATGGAGGGATTAACAGAGTTAGA GTGACCCAGTGTGGCGAGCTCCCATTGGCTGCAGTGTGGTCGGACAAGGGACAGGTAGAGATATTCGACCTTCGCCCTCAGCTGGAGGCCGTCCACAGTTCTGCTGCCATGGCGACGTTTGTCCAGCAGCAGAAAGAAGCTACACCACTGTTCAGCTTCTCAGGACACATGAGTGAAGGCTTCGCAATTGATTGGTCTCCTAAAGTCCCAG GTCGCCTCGTCAGCGGCGACTGCAGAAAGAACATCCACGTGTGGGAGCCTCGCGAGGGTGGAGCCTCGTGGCAGATTGACCAGAGACCGTTCAGCTCCCACAGCCAGTCGGTGGAGGATCTGCAGTGGTCTCCTACCGAAGCCACA GTTTTTGCGTCTTGCTCTGTTGATCAGTCCATCCGTATCTGGGATATCCGCGCCCCGCCAAACTCGATGCTCTCAGCCAACGAGGCTCATTCGTCGGACATCAACGTAATCAGCTGGAACAGGAGCGAGCCGTTCCTGCTGTCAGGAGGGGACGACGGGCTCCTGAAGGTCTGGGACCTGCGACAGTTTAAG ACGGGTCGTCCGGTGGCCAGCTTCAAGCAGCACTGCGGCCCCGTCACGTCCGTGGAGTGGAGCCCCGTGGACTCGAGCGTGTTCGCCGCCTCCGGGGCGGACGACGTCGTCAGCCAGTGGGACCTCTCCGTGGAGTCCTGCGACGTGGGTGCCAGGGTGGAGGGGGTGAAGGATCTGCCCCCGCAGCTGCTGTTCCTGCACCAGGGTCAGTCGGAGATCAAGGAGATCCACTGGCACCCGCAGATGCCCGGCGTGATGATCTCCACGGCCCTGTCAGGGTTTAACGTCTTTAGGACTATATCTGTGTAG
- the cdc42ep5 gene encoding cdc42 effector protein 5, which produces MPLHKPSRAHRLDPTMISAPLGDFRHTMHIGRGGDAFGDTSFLSTAGPSPTTSELSGSGILPAADPEAAVNHGDLREDASQSPQLQHSESVSSLTMDLDLDLDLGPSILGDVLGVMDSLSLCSNGEAVLSPRSDTSVVEMKAIRGNMETSVNGNGLDEDGRIPDENGLKSRGLKPKVRFSDKREEIIRQPSEEEEDQTYDLHDDEDDDDQLGCHSPARDDSGRRKSPAGEPELSNHNADLPPSPSSSHSSELDGVTELDRRRSESVHSETDSEEEEEEEEEGRGYSFEDESDDEIGL; this is translated from the coding sequence ATGCCACTCCACAAACCATCCCGGGCCCACCGCCTGGACCCCACCATGATCTCCGCCCCCCTGGGAGACTTTCGCCACACCATGCACATCGGCAGGGGAGGCGACGCCTTTGGAGACACCTCCTTCTTGTCCACCGCTGGTCCCAGTCCGACCACTTCCGAGCTGAGTGGTTCTGGGATCTTGCCGGCTGCTGACCCGGAGGCGGCGGTGAACCACGGCGACCTTCGGGAGGATGCTTCACAGAGCCCACAGCTTCAGCACTCGGAGTCCGTGTCTTCCTTGACcatggacctggacctggatcTGGATCTGGGTCCGTCTATCCTTGGGGACGTTTTAGGGGTGATGGACAGTTTGTCGCTGTGCTCCAACGGGGAGGCCGTGCTCAGCCCAAGGAGTGACACATCAGTGGTGGAAATGAAGGCGATTAGGGGGAACATGGAGACGTCCGTGAACGGGAACGGCTTGGATGAAGACGGCAGGATACCAGACGAGAACGGATTGAAGTCCAGGGGGCTAAAACCGAAGGTGAGGTTCAGCGACAAGCGAGAGGAGATCATTCGCCAGCCAtctgaagaggaggaggatcaAACCTATGACCTCCACGacgatgaggatgatgatgatcagCTGGGATGCCACAGCCCGGCGAGAGACGACAGCGGGAGGAGGAAGAGTCCGGCGGGAGAACCCGAGTTGAGCAACCACAATGCAGATTTGCCTCCCAGTCCTTCTTCATCGCACAGCTCAGAGTTGGACGGGGTCACCGAGCTGGACAGGAGGAGGTCAGAGAGCGTCCACTCAGAGACTGAttcggaggaggaggaggaagaggaagaggaaggacgGGGCTACTCATTTGAAGACGAGTCCGATGATGAAATCGGTCTATAG